From the genome of Phyllostomus discolor isolate MPI-MPIP mPhyDis1 chromosome 12, mPhyDis1.pri.v3, whole genome shotgun sequence, one region includes:
- the RINL gene encoding ras and Rab interactor-like protein — MAQPEDQASAGPTYGERLEDGAGEACLGVLRAPEPLLRLQRTRGVWQIPELDAQGAEALLELWPPGSFLVTGHDPSQVLVLRTGPSPGEVNTYQIQKLPGGVCLESSNLCMPDLPHLLAFLSASRDVLPRTLLLPPPALGPGEQHAGRVLSVVSKIYLETHRGLGMEHTSPETPPETAKKNDPAPRNPAPHRVSWVEGPLSSEVHHSGPALASLGEEEEEEEEEEETTGDYKDEEEEPEDVLTSHVQALARSRSSYVARQFRGLKARLTSDAGGPHRPGDPATELLQDVRHLLTDLQDHLAKDPSIRAFLRSRGPGVPQKDEDLGPAVEAALCRVVLAPLKPALWARLRTLRAPELRRLRRRQIALRAGAGPPGPQGAGPEGQGPALRSRIHSRLAHLHAACAPRRKVALLLAVCSDVYAGLASGKNEEPLGADAFLPALTEELIWSPNIGETQLDVEFLMELLDPEELLGEAGYYLTTWFGALHHIANYQPDAGRAPKGLSSEARASLRQWHRRRTLHRQGLTRSQANLPLEDPWGIETVSRDQ; from the exons ATGGCCCAGCCAGAGGACCAGGCCTCGGCAGGCCCCACCTATGGGGAGAG ACTGGAGGATGGAGCAGGCGAGGCCTGCTTAGGGGTCCTCAGGGCCCCAGAGCCACTTCTTCGGCTGCAGAGGACGAGGGGTGTGTGGCAGATCCCAGAGCTGGATGCCCAGGGTGCAGAAGCCCTTCTGGAGCTGTGGCCACCGGGG AGTTTCCTGGTCACAGGACATGACCCCAGCCAGGTCCTGGTGCTGAGGACAGGACCTTCACCAGGGGAAGTCAACACTTACCAGATCCAGAAACTTCCTGGAG GTGTGTGTCTGGAATCCTCTAACCTCTGCATGCCAGACCTGCCCCATCTCCTGGCCTTCCTATCAGCCAGCAG GGATGTTTTGCCCAGAACTCTGCTCTTGCCCCCTCCTGCTCTAGGGCCTGGGGAACAACACGCAG GGAGGGTGCTCTCCGTGGTGAGCAAGATCTACCTGGAGACCCACAGAGGCCTGGGGATGGAGCACACTTCCCCAGAGACACCTCCAGAGACTGCCAAGAAAAATGATCCAG CCCCCAGGAACCCTGCCCCTCATCGGGTCTCTTGGGTAGAAGGCCCACTCAGCTCAGAAGTACACCATTCTGGGCCAGCTCTGGccagcctgggggaggaggaggaggaggaggaggaggaggaggagacgaCTGGCGACTAcaaagatgaagaggaagaacCTGAGGATGTGCTTACTAGTCATGTCCAGGCTCTGGCCAGGTCCAGAAGCAGCTACGTGGCCAGACAGTTCCGAGGCCTCAAGGCACGCCTCACCTCAGACGCTGGGGGCCCCCACAGGCCCGGGGACCCCGCCACCGAGCTGCTTCAGGATGTGCGGCACCTCCTTACTGACCTCCAGGATCACTTAGCAAAGGACCCCAGTATCAGGGCTTTCTTGCGGAGCAGGGGTCCTGGGGTCCCCCAGAAGGACGAGGATCTTG GCCCCGCAGTGGAGGCGGCCTTGTGCCGCGTGGTACTGGCGCCTCTGAAGCCGGCCCTGTGGGCACGACTCCGAACGCTCCGCGCCCCAGAGCTGCGGCGACTGCGGCGGCGACAGATAGCTCtgcgggcaggggctgggcctcccGGAcctcagggggcggggcctgagggaCAAGGCCCCGCCCTGCGCAGCCGCATCCACTCGCGCCTTGCGCACCTCCACGCCGCTTGCGCCCCACGCCGCAAGGTGGCGTTGCTGCTGGCGGTGTGCAGTGATGTCTACGCGGGGCTGGCTTCGGGCAAGAACGAAG AGCCCCTGGGCGCCGACGCCTTCCTCCCAGCGTTGACCGAGGAGCTTATCTGGAGTCCGAACATTGGGGAGACACAGCTGGACGTGGAGTTTCTTATGGAGCTCTTGGATCCGGAAGAGCTACTGGGAGAAG CTGGGTACTACCTGACCACGTGGTTTGGGGCACTGCACCACATTGCCAACTACCAGCCCGACGCCGGACGTGCGCCAAAGGGGCTCAGCTCTGAGGCCCGTGCCTCCTTGCGCCAGTGGCACCGCAGGCGGACGCTGCACAGACAGGGCCTCACCAGATCCCAG GCTAACCTGCCTTTGGAGGATCCCTGGGGAATAGAGACTGTGTCAAGAGACCAATGA